The Cohaesibacter gelatinilyticus genome contains a region encoding:
- a CDS encoding M48 family metallopeptidase, which translates to MRKRLMSVSKLPPMLSISHENGTLEIKLKPNPKAKRLILRLDTRTGQPVATIPPGLSLARIESFLGDQVDWLLSRTEQRPSAVPFVAGAEIPVRDIAHKLVHVGQSRGTVRQLIEGESHSLLISGEENHMPRRVTDWLKKQARSDLQIAVDHHADALSVKPAAIRIKDTTSRWGSCSSNRILSFSWRIIFAPPSVLDYLAAHEVAHLREMNHSSRFWALVEETCPHFEEARVWLKEEGRYLHRFGSE; encoded by the coding sequence ATGCGAAAACGCTTGATGTCGGTCAGCAAGCTGCCTCCCATGCTGTCTATATCCCACGAGAATGGAACACTTGAGATTAAACTCAAGCCCAACCCCAAGGCAAAGCGGCTGATTTTGCGGTTGGATACTCGAACCGGTCAGCCTGTCGCGACAATTCCACCGGGCCTGTCTCTTGCCAGAATTGAGAGCTTTCTGGGCGATCAAGTTGATTGGCTGCTTAGTCGCACGGAGCAAAGGCCTTCTGCGGTGCCTTTTGTAGCCGGGGCAGAGATACCGGTACGGGATATCGCCCATAAATTGGTTCATGTAGGGCAAAGTAGAGGCACGGTCCGTCAGTTGATCGAAGGTGAAAGCCATAGCCTTCTGATCAGTGGTGAGGAAAATCATATGCCGCGCCGTGTCACTGATTGGTTGAAGAAACAGGCACGGTCAGATCTGCAAATCGCTGTTGATCATCACGCCGATGCTTTGTCAGTGAAACCGGCCGCCATTCGTATCAAGGACACCACCAGTCGTTGGGGCTCTTGCTCTTCCAATCGAATATTATCCTTTTCCTGGCGGATCATTTTTGCACCACCCTCAGTGCTGGATTATCTGGCAGCACATGAAGTGGCTCATTTGCGCGAAATGAATCATTCCAGCCGTTTCTGGGCACTGGTGGAAGAGACTTGTCCTCATTTTGAGGAAGCCAGGGTCTGGTTGAAAGAAGAAGGGCGCTATCTGCATCGTTTTGGATCAGAATAA
- a CDS encoding transglycosylase domain-containing protein, which yields MTRSKKPSSPNKGAKAPGSQKRKAGARAPSDIQLSAEDRTTQPATKSKRATKGKGARKTSARKTKVAKSSKPNILFRAIRFLVYWGVILGIWGGIAVAGIVAYYGAQLPQSTDWQIPNRPPNVQILSHDGGLIANRGKTGGQEVRLSSLPPYLPDAVVAIEDHRFYSHFGFDPIGFTRAMVTNVIRGRLAQGGSTLTQQLAKNLFLEHKRTIERKVQELILAIWLETKFSKEEILEMYLNRVYFGAGATGVDAAARTYFNKPASVVTLAEAATIAGLLKAPSRLAPNRHPKRARARAKLVLAAMEREEFITPKERKLAMTMPVKAVARHKTNSLNYVADWVMEQLPAYIEDINEDIIVETTLDLRMQTLAERAISSALDTSGKKYGVGQGALVSATPMGAVRALVGGRSYQKSQFNRATKAKRQPGSAFKPFVYLASLELGNSPNGMRVDEPVRFGKWSPQNYSKKYMGQVSLRRALALSLNTVAAQLAFEVGPANVASTARRLGIHSKMANNPSIALGTSEVTPIELVGAYLPFANGGLRTDPYVISRILTKSGDVLYVHPALAGTQVIAPNVLANINSMMQETLISGTGKKALLPGRPAGGKTGTSQNYRDAWFVGYTANLVTGIWFGNDSGKATKKASGGNLPASAWKAYMVGAHNGMTIAALPGVSAQQLAASRKRLGAEANPWVNPDLLPEGQSAMPEPKPRGFFSRLFGLN from the coding sequence ATGACGCGTTCCAAAAAGCCATCCTCACCCAATAAGGGGGCAAAAGCTCCAGGATCACAAAAGCGCAAAGCCGGAGCCCGTGCGCCATCGGATATCCAGCTTAGTGCCGAAGATCGCACTACCCAACCCGCTACGAAATCCAAGCGTGCCACCAAAGGCAAGGGAGCAAGAAAAACGTCTGCCCGTAAGACGAAAGTTGCCAAAAGCAGCAAACCCAATATCCTGTTTCGCGCAATCCGGTTTCTTGTCTATTGGGGCGTGATCCTTGGCATCTGGGGCGGCATCGCCGTTGCGGGCATTGTCGCCTATTATGGTGCGCAGCTACCACAATCTACGGATTGGCAGATTCCAAACAGGCCACCAAATGTGCAAATTCTCAGCCACGATGGCGGCCTGATAGCCAATCGAGGCAAAACCGGTGGCCAGGAAGTGCGCCTTTCCAGCCTGCCTCCATATTTGCCTGATGCCGTTGTAGCAATTGAGGATCATCGCTTCTATTCCCATTTCGGGTTCGACCCGATCGGCTTTACCCGCGCCATGGTCACCAATGTGATCAGGGGTCGCTTGGCTCAGGGCGGTTCTACCCTTACCCAACAATTGGCGAAAAATCTTTTCCTGGAGCACAAGCGCACAATCGAACGCAAGGTTCAGGAACTGATCCTGGCCATCTGGCTTGAGACCAAATTCTCCAAGGAAGAAATTTTGGAAATGTATCTCAATCGGGTTTATTTTGGAGCAGGTGCAACCGGTGTCGATGCTGCTGCGAGAACTTATTTCAACAAACCTGCCTCTGTGGTGACGTTAGCCGAAGCTGCAACCATTGCAGGTCTTCTGAAAGCACCATCCCGCCTTGCCCCCAACCGCCATCCAAAACGCGCACGAGCACGAGCCAAGCTGGTTTTGGCTGCAATGGAACGCGAGGAATTCATAACACCGAAAGAGCGCAAACTGGCCATGACCATGCCAGTCAAGGCAGTGGCGCGGCACAAAACGAATTCCCTGAATTATGTGGCTGACTGGGTGATGGAACAATTGCCCGCTTATATCGAAGATATCAATGAAGACATCATTGTCGAAACCACTCTGGATCTGCGCATGCAGACATTGGCTGAGCGCGCCATTTCCAGTGCACTGGACACATCGGGCAAAAAATATGGTGTGGGTCAAGGTGCTTTGGTTTCTGCCACCCCGATGGGTGCTGTTCGGGCTCTTGTGGGCGGACGCTCTTATCAGAAAAGCCAGTTCAATCGTGCCACCAAGGCAAAACGCCAGCCCGGCAGTGCCTTCAAGCCCTTCGTCTATCTGGCTTCACTTGAGCTTGGTAACAGCCCCAATGGCATGCGGGTCGATGAACCGGTCCGCTTTGGCAAATGGTCTCCCCAAAACTATTCCAAGAAATATATGGGACAGGTCAGCTTGCGCCGGGCTCTGGCTTTGTCACTGAATACAGTCGCAGCCCAGCTTGCATTTGAAGTCGGTCCTGCCAACGTAGCCTCCACCGCCCGTCGATTGGGTATTCATTCCAAGATGGCCAATAATCCATCCATTGCCCTTGGAACATCCGAAGTGACACCGATCGAACTTGTTGGTGCCTACCTTCCGTTTGCCAATGGTGGATTACGCACCGACCCATATGTGATCTCTCGCATTCTCACAAAATCCGGCGATGTGCTGTATGTTCACCCTGCCCTTGCTGGAACTCAGGTCATTGCGCCGAATGTTCTGGCCAATATCAACAGCATGATGCAAGAAACCCTGATCTCTGGTACCGGAAAGAAAGCCTTGCTTCCCGGTCGCCCGGCGGGAGGCAAAACTGGAACCAGCCAGAATTATCGTGATGCCTGGTTCGTAGGTTATACTGCCAATCTTGTGACAGGTATCTGGTTTGGTAACGATAGTGGCAAAGCTACAAAAAAGGCCTCCGGCGGCAATTTGCCCGCATCGGCCTGGAAAGCCTATATGGTGGGCGCTCATAATGGTATGACCATCGCTGCGCTCCCCGGCGTCAGTGCTCAACAGCTTGCAGCCAGTCGCAAGCGTCTTGGAGCTGAAGCCAATCCATGGGTCAATCCGGATTTGTTGCCAGAAGGTCAATCCGCCATGCCGGAACCAAAGCCTCGCGGTTTCTTCTCTCGGCTCTTTGGTTTGAATTAG
- a CDS encoding acyltransferase family protein — translation MAKLPQRVDWVDRAKGLTILLVVLLHSTLGVEKYYAVQGWMHEVISFAQPFRMPVFFAIAGLFAVKAMTQNWRNFWDSKFVHFFYFYFLWLCINFIFKGANFASTLGVDGTVFLFFKSFISPFGLLWFIYLLPIFFLVLRLTHQLPVLGQFVVAICFKMISEEIPIFILDRFADYYIFFLIGYFGRDFWFRLAHSAQEQKLSVYFGLMAWGLVNAAMVFMGYNANMPMALVLGISGMVAVVSFCAVLPNRGAGAFLGYCGQNSLPIYLGFFLPMVVTRILLPKICAVCSSGIASLIVFSIAVGGAIAMFELVNRSGMGTFLYKRPKWAHLERRRKVRTAPAE, via the coding sequence ATGGCGAAATTACCGCAACGTGTGGACTGGGTGGATAGGGCCAAGGGCCTGACAATTCTCTTGGTGGTGCTGTTGCATTCGACCTTGGGCGTTGAGAAATATTATGCAGTTCAAGGCTGGATGCATGAGGTTATCTCGTTTGCACAACCATTTCGCATGCCGGTTTTTTTTGCAATAGCCGGTCTTTTTGCAGTCAAGGCAATGACCCAGAATTGGCGCAATTTCTGGGATAGCAAGTTTGTTCACTTCTTTTATTTCTATTTTCTCTGGCTCTGCATCAACTTTATCTTCAAAGGCGCCAATTTTGCCTCAACCTTGGGGGTGGATGGCACGGTCTTTCTCTTCTTCAAGTCTTTCATTTCTCCATTTGGCCTACTCTGGTTTATCTATCTCCTGCCAATCTTCTTCCTTGTTTTGCGGCTGACACATCAACTGCCGGTTCTCGGTCAGTTTGTTGTTGCCATCTGCTTCAAGATGATCTCCGAAGAGATACCGATTTTTATCCTCGACCGCTTTGCGGACTATTACATTTTCTTCCTGATCGGCTATTTCGGAAGAGATTTCTGGTTTCGGCTGGCCCATTCGGCGCAGGAACAAAAACTATCTGTTTATTTCGGGTTGATGGCATGGGGGCTGGTCAATGCCGCCATGGTCTTCATGGGATATAATGCCAACATGCCGATGGCTCTCGTTCTGGGCATATCCGGAATGGTGGCTGTGGTTTCTTTCTGCGCGGTACTGCCAAATCGGGGAGCAGGCGCATTCCTTGGATATTGCGGTCAGAATTCCCTTCCAATTTATTTGGGTTTCTTCCTGCCCATGGTAGTCACACGTATCCTGTTACCAAAGATTTGCGCTGTTTGTAGCAGTGGTATTGCCTCACTCATCGTGTTTTCCATTGCGGTTGGCGGGGCAATCGCGATGTTCGAGCTGGTCAACCGAAGCGGGATGGGAACCTTTCTCTATAAACGTCCAAAGTGGGCACATCTTGAGCGCCGCCGTAAGGTGCGTACCGCTCCTGCGGAATAG
- the polA gene encoding DNA polymerase I, with amino-acid sequence MADKPHLFLVDGSSYIFRAYHALPPLTRKSDGLPVGAVAGFCNMLWKLLQEGEKGLSGVDPSHIAVIFDAKGDTFRNEIYDQYKAHRPPAPEDLRPQFGLIKDAVRAFNIPAIEQVGYEADDIIATYVQKALVAGADVTIVGSDKDLMQLVQPGVVMVDTMKNKRISHDEVVEKFGVAPDRVVDVQALAGDSVDNVPGVPGIGIKTAALLINEFGDLESLLAGAETIKQKKRRENLIEFADQARISRELVYLKPDVPLEMEIDDLFRDDLDGPKLVSYLKALNFTTLTRRIAEATETEAENVEACDLNIEGWEPAPKMAAEESSASAEGSEGTARSGGPADLAAKIASEVGALSIDNQKYEMVTELTALERWCSEAKRIGYISVDTETDSLDAMQANLVGVSLATEPGKACYIPLGHTKGDDDMFGGGLAEGQIPLDQALPKLKILLEDPSILKIGQNLKYDALLLSRYDIQLNPFDDTLLLSYVLDAGQHGHGMDELSEFWLGHKPIPFKEIAGTGKKQITFDKVELDKATAYAAEDADVTLRLWQILKPRLASERMTTVYERLERPLMPVLVRMEQRGIAVDRQILSRLSGNFAQGMGALEEEIHELAGKPFNIGSPKQLGDILFGEMGLPGGKKTKTGAWSTSASVLDDLAAEGHELPGRVVAWRQLSKLKSTYTDALPGFINPVTGRVHTSYSLASTTTGRLASSDPNLQNIPIRTEEGRKIRTAFVAESGNKLISADYSQIELRVLAHIADIAQLKQAFADGLDIHAMTASEMFGEPIEGMDPMTRRRAKAINFGIIYGISAFGLANQLGISRTEAKDYIDTYFQRFPGIRTYMEDTKQTARDHGYVETIFGRKIHYPQITSKNPQMRAFMERAAINAPIQGSAADIIRRAMIRMDDALIKAGSSAIMLLQVHDELIFELPEPEVEATLPVIKSVMEEACMPVMQLSVPLKVDAQSADNWDEAH; translated from the coding sequence ATGGCAGATAAACCCCATCTCTTTCTGGTGGACGGTTCCTCCTATATTTTCCGTGCTTACCATGCCTTGCCGCCACTGACCCGAAAGAGTGACGGGCTACCGGTTGGTGCTGTCGCAGGCTTCTGCAATATGCTCTGGAAGCTGTTGCAGGAAGGTGAGAAAGGTCTTTCAGGTGTCGACCCCAGCCATATTGCTGTGATTTTTGATGCCAAGGGCGATACTTTCCGCAATGAAATCTATGATCAATATAAAGCCCATCGCCCACCGGCGCCGGAAGATTTAAGGCCCCAGTTCGGCCTGATCAAGGATGCTGTGCGGGCCTTCAACATTCCGGCGATTGAACAGGTTGGCTATGAGGCCGATGACATCATCGCTACCTATGTCCAGAAGGCATTGGTTGCCGGAGCAGATGTTACCATTGTCGGTTCTGATAAAGACCTGATGCAGCTGGTCCAGCCCGGTGTTGTCATGGTCGATACCATGAAGAACAAACGCATCTCCCATGATGAAGTGGTCGAGAAGTTCGGTGTGGCCCCGGATCGTGTGGTTGATGTTCAGGCGCTGGCTGGTGATTCGGTCGATAATGTACCTGGCGTACCGGGTATCGGCATAAAAACCGCCGCTTTGCTCATCAACGAGTTTGGTGATCTAGAGAGTTTGCTTGCTGGGGCGGAAACCATCAAGCAGAAGAAGAGGCGCGAAAATCTGATCGAATTTGCTGATCAGGCCCGTATTTCACGCGAGCTGGTCTATCTGAAACCAGATGTGCCGCTGGAAATGGAAATCGACGATCTCTTCCGCGATGATTTGGATGGACCAAAACTGGTCTCTTATTTGAAAGCCTTGAATTTCACCACACTGACCCGCCGCATCGCAGAAGCAACCGAGACAGAAGCGGAAAATGTCGAGGCATGCGATCTGAATATTGAAGGCTGGGAACCTGCGCCGAAAATGGCAGCAGAGGAAAGCTCAGCATCAGCTGAGGGGAGTGAGGGCACTGCACGTAGCGGTGGCCCTGCCGATCTTGCGGCAAAAATTGCAAGTGAAGTGGGCGCCCTTTCGATTGATAATCAGAAGTATGAGATGGTCACCGAACTGACCGCACTGGAACGCTGGTGCTCTGAGGCCAAACGCATTGGTTATATCAGCGTCGATACAGAGACGGACAGTCTGGATGCGATGCAGGCCAATCTGGTTGGCGTCTCACTGGCTACTGAACCGGGGAAAGCCTGTTACATTCCGCTTGGCCATACCAAGGGTGATGATGATATGTTCGGTGGCGGTCTTGCAGAAGGCCAAATTCCACTGGATCAGGCACTTCCGAAGCTAAAAATTCTTCTCGAAGATCCAAGCATTCTGAAGATCGGCCAGAATCTGAAATATGACGCGCTGCTTCTCAGCCGTTATGATATTCAGCTCAATCCGTTTGATGATACCTTGCTGTTGTCCTATGTGCTGGATGCAGGGCAACATGGCCACGGCATGGATGAGCTGTCAGAATTCTGGCTTGGTCATAAGCCAATCCCTTTCAAGGAAATTGCAGGTACTGGCAAGAAGCAGATCACCTTCGACAAGGTTGAATTGGATAAGGCGACGGCTTATGCGGCGGAAGACGCCGATGTCACCTTGCGCCTCTGGCAAATTCTGAAACCTCGTTTGGCTTCCGAACGCATGACCACAGTGTATGAGCGTCTTGAGCGCCCATTGATGCCTGTTCTGGTGCGTATGGAACAGCGCGGTATTGCCGTGGATCGACAGATCCTCTCGCGCCTTTCCGGCAATTTTGCTCAAGGTATGGGCGCGCTGGAAGAAGAGATCCACGAATTGGCAGGAAAGCCTTTTAATATCGGCTCACCAAAGCAATTGGGTGATATTCTCTTTGGTGAAATGGGTCTGCCAGGTGGTAAGAAAACCAAAACCGGGGCTTGGTCGACGTCCGCCAGTGTGCTTGATGATCTGGCTGCAGAAGGTCATGAACTGCCGGGCCGCGTTGTAGCCTGGCGTCAATTATCCAAGCTGAAAAGCACCTATACTGACGCGCTTCCCGGTTTTATCAATCCGGTAACCGGTCGTGTTCATACATCCTATTCGCTGGCTTCCACTACCACAGGGCGTTTGGCATCCTCTGATCCGAACCTGCAGAATATCCCGATCCGAACCGAAGAAGGTCGCAAGATCCGTACAGCCTTTGTGGCAGAAAGCGGCAACAAGCTTATCTCTGCTGACTATAGCCAGATCGAACTGCGGGTCCTGGCTCACATTGCTGATATCGCCCAGCTCAAACAGGCCTTTGCCGATGGCCTGGACATTCATGCCATGACGGCCTCCGAAATGTTCGGCGAGCCGATTGAAGGCATGGATCCGATGACCCGTCGCCGCGCCAAAGCCATCAATTTCGGAATCATCTATGGTATCTCTGCCTTTGGTTTGGCCAATCAGCTCGGCATTTCACGAACCGAAGCCAAGGACTATATCGATACCTATTTCCAGCGCTTCCCGGGCATTCGCACCTATATGGAAGACACCAAGCAAACCGCGCGCGATCATGGCTATGTCGAAACCATCTTTGGCCGCAAGATCCATTATCCGCAGATCACCAGCAAAAACCCACAAATGCGGGCCTTCATGGAGCGCGCCGCAATCAACGCACCGATTCAGGGTTCGGCTGCTGACATCATTCGCCGTGCAATGATCCGGATGGATGATGCTCTGATCAAAGCTGGCTCTTCTGCCATCATGCTCCTTCAGGTCCATGATGAATTGATTTTCGAACTACCAGAGCCAGAAGTTGAAGCGACGCTTCCTGTTATCAAATCCGTGATGGAAGAGGCCTGCATGCCAGTCATGCAACTCTCCGTTCCACTGAAAGTGGACGCCCAATCGGCAGATAACTGGGATGAGGCACATTAA
- a CDS encoding GNAT family N-acetyltransferase, with product MSSLSNSVKVYEVSPTDLPRIEADLVKITADCVEAGASIGFLKKEGPEPIIMWWEHLIAQLDGQICRLFVAESAGKIAGCVLLARASKSNSRHRAEVQKLQVSPSCRRQGIAAKLLEHMEQAARVAGIQLLILDTESSSGAVPLYEACDYQMLGDIPNYAERPDGVRHPTRIFYKELCPKTERI from the coding sequence ATGAGTAGTTTGTCCAATTCCGTCAAAGTCTATGAAGTCAGCCCTACAGATCTGCCTAGAATTGAGGCAGATCTGGTGAAAATTACGGCAGATTGCGTCGAAGCAGGGGCTTCCATAGGCTTTTTGAAGAAAGAAGGTCCAGAGCCCATCATCATGTGGTGGGAACATCTGATCGCCCAGCTTGATGGCCAGATTTGCCGTCTATTCGTGGCTGAAAGTGCAGGCAAGATTGCTGGATGCGTTCTGCTTGCTCGTGCAAGCAAGTCAAATTCGCGACACCGGGCGGAAGTGCAAAAGCTTCAAGTCAGCCCATCCTGTCGTCGGCAAGGCATCGCTGCCAAATTGCTGGAGCATATGGAACAAGCTGCTAGAGTGGCAGGAATTCAATTGTTGATCCTTGACACTGAAAGCAGCTCAGGTGCAGTTCCTCTATATGAGGCGTGCGATTATCAGATGCTGGGTGATATTCCAAACTATGCAGAACGACCTGACGGTGTCCGTCATCCAACCCGGATCTTCTATAAGGAACTGTGCCCCAAAACTGAGAGAATCTAA
- a CDS encoding DUF1801 domain-containing protein gives MKRDFPFLNADIEVAFDAFDEMEREHLLAIRKLIYELAKQDKEVGTIVESLKWGQPSYDTKPRTGTPIRLGMVKSAPDHVALFAHCQSNVMAVARLHYEDHFSFEGNRALLIPTTKALPIEAVSHVIRIALRYRLKA, from the coding sequence ATGAAGCGCGATTTTCCTTTTCTCAATGCTGATATCGAAGTTGCTTTTGACGCCTTTGATGAGATGGAGCGAGAACACTTACTCGCCATTCGAAAACTAATCTATGAATTAGCAAAGCAGGACAAGGAAGTCGGCACCATTGTCGAGAGCTTGAAATGGGGACAGCCCAGCTACGACACCAAGCCAAGAACCGGCACGCCGATCCGTCTCGGGATGGTCAAATCTGCTCCTGATCATGTGGCGCTTTTCGCCCACTGCCAAAGCAATGTGATGGCTGTGGCCCGCCTCCATTATGAAGATCATTTCTCATTTGAAGGCAATCGGGCCTTGCTCATCCCTACCACAAAAGCGCTACCAATTGAGGCAGTGAGCCATGTGATCCGCATTGCTCTACGCTATCGTCTCAAAGCTTAG
- a CDS encoding class II glutamine amidotransferase, translating into MCRWIAYRGQPVFLEHYITKPAHSLIHQSLHAEEAKTETNGDGFGLGWYGERDAPGVYHEILPAWNDCNLKSLAAQIRSPLFFAHVRASTGTATSRANCHPFSAEQWMFMHNGQIGNYRQVRRRLEALLNDEHYALRQGSTDSELLFLLALQQGLDACAVTAFEAVLGEVKRAMQDKKITSPLRFTSCLSDGKRLFGFRCSSDGHAPSLYYRKYENGDVVLVSEPIDRQSECWNEVPQDHAICFAGDKVITRPLQVA; encoded by the coding sequence ATGTGCCGTTGGATTGCCTATCGGGGACAGCCGGTTTTTCTGGAACACTATATCACCAAGCCTGCCCATTCCCTGATCCATCAGAGCCTGCATGCCGAAGAAGCCAAAACGGAAACCAACGGTGACGGTTTTGGCCTTGGCTGGTATGGCGAGCGTGATGCGCCGGGGGTCTATCACGAAATTCTTCCTGCCTGGAATGATTGCAATCTCAAGAGCCTAGCAGCGCAAATCCGCTCTCCCCTCTTCTTTGCCCATGTGCGGGCCTCGACCGGCACTGCAACCAGCCGTGCAAACTGTCATCCCTTCTCCGCAGAGCAATGGATGTTCATGCATAATGGGCAGATCGGGAACTATCGTCAGGTTAGGCGCCGATTGGAAGCTCTGTTGAATGATGAGCATTATGCACTTCGTCAGGGATCAACCGACTCGGAATTGCTCTTCCTGCTGGCTCTTCAGCAGGGACTTGATGCATGCGCAGTCACGGCTTTTGAGGCTGTTCTTGGCGAAGTGAAACGCGCCATGCAGGACAAGAAAATAACAAGTCCTTTGCGATTTACCTCGTGCCTCTCTGATGGCAAACGTCTGTTCGGTTTCCGCTGTTCATCAGATGGTCATGCCCCATCGCTCTATTATCGCAAATATGAAAATGGCGATGTTGTTTTGGTTTCTGAACCAATTGACCGCCAATCCGAATGCTGGAATGAAGTGCCCCAGGATCATGCCATCTGCTTTGCTGGTGACAAGGTGATCACGCGCCCATTACAGGTGGCTTGA
- a CDS encoding choice-of-anchor I family protein — MLKSFAKGLLLATLLTAPGLVNAMSLKVVGSYQSGVFDKGAAEVVSYDKKGRKLFVVNGNDKSIDILDISNPAEIKKIGAIDVKKHGKAANSVAVHGDYVAIAVEMKVKQTAGKLVLYKTDGTLVGEAQVGALPDSVVFAPDGELVVVANEGEPSDDFKNDPEGSVSLVSIPSLDVKTISFNDLDAQKLGESFHAPSPDGTSLAQDIEPEYSAVTPDGKTAFVSLQENNAMAVIDLEKAELTSVFALGFQDYSKHAVDLSDKDEKINRNTWPVLSMRQPDTIMAFTQGGMNYVVTANEGDARDYDGYSEETRLGKVKLDPTAFPNAEELQKKSNLGRLKITTAKGDTDGDGDLDAIYGYGGRSFSIFNEKGELVFDSGTEIEAKMAELAPTAFNGQGTNESFDNRSDDKGTEPEALAIGEMDGKRYAFIGLERMGGVVVYDITEPAKAHYVTYANNVKLEGSAEKMTAGDIAPEGIAFIDAKVSPTGTPMIAVANEVSGSTTLYEIK; from the coding sequence ATGCTGAAATCCTTTGCAAAAGGCTTGTTGCTGGCCACGCTTTTGACCGCTCCCGGTCTTGTAAATGCCATGTCATTGAAGGTTGTTGGCTCCTACCAATCTGGCGTCTTTGATAAGGGCGCAGCCGAGGTCGTCTCCTATGACAAAAAGGGCAGGAAGCTTTTCGTCGTCAATGGCAACGATAAAAGCATCGATATTCTCGACATTTCCAATCCGGCCGAGATCAAAAAGATCGGGGCCATTGATGTCAAAAAGCATGGTAAGGCCGCCAACTCCGTCGCTGTTCATGGAGACTATGTCGCCATTGCCGTTGAGATGAAGGTAAAGCAGACTGCTGGCAAGCTGGTGCTATATAAAACTGATGGTACATTGGTCGGTGAAGCACAAGTCGGCGCATTGCCAGATAGTGTTGTCTTTGCCCCGGATGGCGAACTGGTTGTGGTTGCCAATGAAGGCGAGCCATCTGATGATTTCAAAAATGATCCGGAAGGCTCGGTCTCCCTTGTTTCCATCCCGTCGCTGGATGTGAAAACCATCTCCTTCAATGACCTGGATGCCCAAAAACTTGGCGAGAGCTTCCATGCACCATCACCAGACGGTACCAGTCTTGCGCAGGACATTGAGCCTGAATACAGTGCAGTGACGCCTGACGGTAAAACCGCCTTTGTGTCCTTGCAGGAAAATAACGCAATGGCAGTGATCGATCTGGAAAAGGCCGAGTTGACATCAGTATTCGCTCTTGGTTTTCAGGATTATTCCAAGCATGCGGTTGATCTGTCCGACAAGGACGAAAAGATTAATCGCAATACCTGGCCGGTTCTCTCCATGCGTCAGCCTGACACCATCATGGCCTTTACACAGGGTGGCATGAATTATGTCGTGACAGCCAACGAAGGTGACGCGCGTGACTATGATGGCTATTCCGAGGAAACGCGCCTTGGTAAGGTCAAGCTGGATCCAACAGCCTTCCCGAACGCGGAAGAGCTTCAGAAGAAGAGCAATTTGGGTCGTCTGAAAATCACCACTGCCAAAGGTGATACAGACGGTGACGGTGATCTGGATGCCATCTATGGCTATGGTGGACGTTCCTTCTCCATCTTCAATGAAAAAGGTGAGTTGGTCTTCGACTCCGGTACCGAGATCGAAGCCAAGATGGCTGAGCTGGCTCCGACCGCCTTCAATGGCCAGGGCACGAATGAGAGCTTTGACAATCGTTCCGACGATAAAGGCACCGAGCCGGAAGCTCTTGCCATTGGAGAGATGGATGGCAAGCGCTATGCCTTCATAGGTCTGGAACGTATGGGCGGTGTTGTGGTCTATGACATCACCGAGCCAGCCAAAGCTCACTATGTGACCTATGCCAACAATGTGAAGCTTGAAGGCTCTGCCGAGAAAATGACGGCAGGTGACATCGCCCCGGAAGGCATCGCTTTCATCGATGCGAAAGTCAGCCCGACCGGCACCCCAATGATTGCGGTCGCCAATGAGGTTTCCGGTTCAACCACGCTCTACGAGATTAAGTAA
- a CDS encoding nitroreductase family protein, translating into MAQKAHYQALSFNEQSEAEMQTNADRFFDIMKTRRTVRDFSDRPIPRSIIERCVETAGRAPSGANQQPWTFACIANTDIKKQIREAAEEEERAFYAGRAGDEWLDALEHLGTDANKPFLETAPWLIAIFGQRYGVDDEGMRHKHYYVPESVNIATGFLIAALHQAGLATLTHTPAPMAFLNQICNRPENEKPYILLVVGYPEKGAEVPVIEKKSLEEISVWL; encoded by the coding sequence ATGGCGCAGAAAGCCCACTATCAGGCCTTGTCCTTTAACGAGCAAAGCGAAGCAGAAATGCAAACCAATGCCGATCGCTTTTTCGATATCATGAAAACCCGCCGCACAGTTCGTGATTTCTCTGATCGCCCTATTCCCCGCTCGATCATTGAACGCTGCGTTGAGACAGCGGGACGAGCACCTTCCGGTGCCAATCAGCAACCATGGACCTTTGCCTGCATCGCCAATACGGACATCAAGAAACAGATCCGAGAGGCGGCAGAAGAAGAAGAGCGAGCTTTTTATGCAGGACGCGCTGGTGACGAGTGGCTGGATGCCTTGGAGCATCTTGGGACGGATGCCAACAAGCCCTTTCTGGAGACTGCTCCCTGGCTGATTGCCATTTTTGGTCAACGCTATGGCGTGGATGATGAAGGAATGCGACACAAGCATTATTACGTGCCGGAATCCGTCAACATCGCCACCGGTTTTTTGATTGCAGCTCTTCATCAGGCGGGCCTTGCAACTCTTACCCATACGCCGGCCCCAATGGCCTTTCTCAATCAGATCTGCAATCGCCCGGAAAATGAGAAGCCGTATATCCTGCTGGTGGTTGGCTACCCTGAAAAAGGAGCGGAAGTTCCGGTTATCGAGAAAAAGAGTCTGGAGGAGATTTCGGTCTGGCTATGA